In Parasegetibacter sp. NRK P23, the genomic stretch CGCCGATGAACCAGTCTTTTCCAGCCTTTTCTTTCCTGGCGATGGCGAGGTATTCCCCGGGTTCAGCGGCCAGAATAACTGTCGTGTCCCAATCGGCGGAAACTTCTTTGATGAATTGGAAGGCGTCCATTTTTTCTTCGTACACTTCAGGGAGATCAGCGGCCATCTGTAAAGGACTGTACAATGTTACATACAGCGCAAGTTGCTTGGCCAGCGTGGTTTGCACCTGCTCTTTTTTACCAGGTTGCCAGTAGTCGAGTTTGATGCGGAAGATTCCGGGCGTGTAGTCCATCGGGCCGCCCATAATTCTTGTAAACGGCAGAATGGTTTCGTGTTCCGGTGGATTGCCGCTGCTCCAGGCATTGTATTCCATACCCCTGGCGGCTTCCGCGGCAATATAGTTGGGATAGGTGCGGTGTAACCCAGTAGGACGCACAGATTCATGTGAATTCACCATGATTCCATAAGTAGCAGCCTTTTCTGCTACCCGTTTGATGTGGTTCACCATCCACTGCCCGTCGTGGTGTTCTCCCCGGGGAATGACCTTGCCCACATAACCGGTTTTTACTGCATTGATGCCATACTGTTTCATGAAACGGAAAGCCGTATCCAGCCTGCGGTCGTAAGAAGTTACAGCACCCGATGTTTCATGGTGCATAATCAGTTCAACGCCTTTTTCTTTTGCGTACCTGCTCAGCTCCGCGATATCATAATCCGGGTATGGCGTTACAAAATCGAATACATCCTCTTTCCATTTTCCGAACCAGTCTTCCCATCCAGTATTCCAGCCTTCAACGAGTACCCCCTGGAAGCCATGTTTCGCCGCGAAATCTAGGTAGAATTTCGTGCGTTCAGTTGTGGCGCCATGTTTGCTCTCTTTCAGCTTTTCACCCGCCACTTGCGTAGCAGCGAGGTCCCAGGTCGACTTACCTACGTGCATTTCCCACCATATTCCCAGGTATTTCACGGGCTTTATGAAGGAGGTGTTTTTTACTGCTGAAGGTTCGTTCAGGTTCAGGATCATCCGGGAAGCGAGGATGTCCTTCGCCTGATCACTTACGATGATGGTTCTCCATGGTGTTTGGGCAGGAGCCTGAAGATAAGCCTTGTTGCCCAGCGCATCTGGCACGAGGGTGCTTTGGAGTGCGTGGTCCTTCTTGTTCACAAGCAATTGCATGGCCGGATAATTGACCAACGCCGCTTCGTGAATGTTGATGTATAATCCATCATCCGTTTTCAGCATCAGCGGGGTTTGCACCGCATTTTTCGCATAAAAAGTCATCGCATGAATGTGCTGCGTGAAACGCGGATCACTGGCATCTACTTCACTGAGACGGGTGGTGTTGTAGGGAAATTCATTGGTATCATAGTCGCCGGGTATCCAGAAAGCTTTGTGGTCAGCCGTGAGCCGGAAGGCGGTATTTTCTTCCGTAACGATAAAATCATCCAGGCCCGCCTGCTTCGGAAAGCCATACCTGAAACCGATTCCATCATCGAAAACACGGAATATAATGTTGAAGGAACGGGCAGGCGCAAGTTGCTCGCGGAGCGTGATCTTCATTTCCTTATACCTGTTCCTGATGTTCTTTTCTTCTCCCAAAACCGGTTGCCAGGTTTCATCCGTATAAGAAGAATCGATCGACACCATTTGAAAACCCCGTGAAAAAGCGGGCGCATCTTTGAGGGAAACACCCAATTCCGATGGGTAAATTACAGGTTTCTCTTTGTAATAAAGCGCATACCGGGGAATGCCCCTTTCATCCAAACTAAATTCCATCCGGGTTACAGCAGTAGGTGAATTCATCTGCCATTGTTGTGCAAAGGAAGAAACGGCCAGCAGGAGGCCTCCAAGGCTGAACAGCCATTTACGTACTAACATGGGAAGTCATTTATGGTTTTGCAATACCACCCGAAGTTAGTACAAAATCATACTAATGTGTATTTTTTACACAATAATAATCCGGATAAAACTTATCGCTTTTCGAACATCCACCAGTTGCGGCGGCGTGGCCTCACCTTGTAATTCCCCGTGATATAGGTTGAAATATGGTTGGTCGCCTCATCAATATCATCCGTTAACAACACGAGAGACAGGTCTTCTTCTGAAATGGTGCCATTCTTCGCCATGGCGTGAATATGCTCCATTAGCTCCTTGTGGTATTCCTTCCCGTATAATACGATAGGGAACTGTGTGATGGACTTGGTCTGGATCAGTGTAACGGTCTCAAAAAACTCATCCAGCGTTCCAAAACCACCGGGCATAATAATAAACGCGTAGGAATACTTCACCAGCAATACCTTGCGTACGAAAAAGTGCTCGAAGGTGATGGATTTGTGGAGATAGGGATTAGAATGCTGCTCAAAGGGCAACACGAT encodes the following:
- a CDS encoding glycoside hydrolase family 97 protein; translation: MLVRKWLFSLGGLLLAVSSFAQQWQMNSPTAVTRMEFSLDERGIPRYALYYKEKPVIYPSELGVSLKDAPAFSRGFQMVSIDSSYTDETWQPVLGEEKNIRNRYKEMKITLREQLAPARSFNIIFRVFDDGIGFRYGFPKQAGLDDFIVTEENTAFRLTADHKAFWIPGDYDTNEFPYNTTRLSEVDASDPRFTQHIHAMTFYAKNAVQTPLMLKTDDGLYINIHEAALVNYPAMQLLVNKKDHALQSTLVPDALGNKAYLQAPAQTPWRTIIVSDQAKDILASRMILNLNEPSAVKNTSFIKPVKYLGIWWEMHVGKSTWDLAATQVAGEKLKESKHGATTERTKFYLDFAAKHGFQGVLVEGWNTGWEDWFGKWKEDVFDFVTPYPDYDIAELSRYAKEKGVELIMHHETSGAVTSYDRRLDTAFRFMKQYGINAVKTGYVGKVIPRGEHHDGQWMVNHIKRVAEKAATYGIMVNSHESVRPTGLHRTYPNYIAAEAARGMEYNAWSSGNPPEHETILPFTRIMGGPMDYTPGIFRIKLDYWQPGKKEQVQTTLAKQLALYVTLYSPLQMAADLPEVYEEKMDAFQFIKEVSADWDTTVILAAEPGEYLAIARKEKAGKDWFIGAISDEQKREMSIPLTFLEKGKKYTAVLYKDAPGAHWKDNPEAYSIEKRKVTARTELKLTLAAGGGCAIHISEEE
- a CDS encoding TIGR00730 family Rossman fold protein, which produces MSQKPKQVLERIIPAKEPIYLEGPKSRGYEFMFALKVFTQFIKGFRTLHFLGPCVTIFGSARFKEDHPYYEAAREFGKRMAGLGLTTMTGGGPGIMEAGNRGAFEAGGYSVGCNIVLPFEQHSNPYLHKSITFEHFFVRKVLLVKYSYAFIIMPGGFGTLDEFFETVTLIQTKSITQFPIVLYGKEYHKELMEHIHAMAKNGTISEEDLSLVLLTDDIDEATNHISTYITGNYKVRPRRRNWWMFEKR